A genomic window from Anolis carolinensis isolate JA03-04 unplaced genomic scaffold, rAnoCar3.1.pri scaffold_13, whole genome shotgun sequence includes:
- the smcr8 gene encoding guanine nucleotide exchange protein SMCR8: MISAPDVVAFTKEDEYEEEAYSNSEPALPEEYSVPLFPFASQGANPWSKLSGAKFTRDFILISEFSEQVGPQPLLTIPDDAKVSGTFDLNYFSLRIMSVDYQASFVGHPPGCPYPKLNFVEDSKVVLGDSKEGAFAYVHHLTLYDLEARGFVRPFCMAYISADEHKIMQMFQELSAEFSKASECLKTGNRKAFANELEKKLKDLDYTRTVLHSETEIQKKNNEKGYYTTQAIEKANELASVEKSIIEHQDLLKQIRSYPYSKLKDSDFHPYEPESANEPADEESEQQEFTTSKPDEPREPHLYSRRSSYTPKLIKAKSAKCFDKKLKTLQELCDVYFFTQTLDQLHQIEKTFRGDVCYLLTHQISRALLKQQSITNFLFEEVFPLDEREPERQLNGYQGVHPDNPGEKSLDVCPLPKPLIGSYKSSVESVPIKMDPETEDPQETEIGDPVACNNQDNVEYLDADLKGSISSGESIEVLGTEKSALAQAENQVQLPQANASPQLARDKAVSRRTISEDSIEVLSTCPSEALIPEDFKASYPSAINEETYADEEEEGLHFDPEDMEGNLELGNQLPVDSACCIGKESPNFLEPANNVALKHCGDDDGVVSIPPQPFRQGDLGFQVNFTDCSSHDGVLGSLLSYELDPHYLSSHREISKMSLDKCSDSTSYISSTASTSSDRTPSPSPLCSGGSHSGERQKKKAGQNALRFIRQYPFAHPAIYSLLSGRTLVVLGEEKAIVEKLVTALSIFVPNCGSYAKPVKHWAVSTLNITDFQKWKLIGMQRSSSPAGVSMMHSLIRYGRYISILDADSKTLRCPQYRGTLIPRLADHRTQIKRGSTYFMHVQTLLTQLSAKAFLFAFCHHLHLPLKEGETEASMASRRLNFLKMHLGLANEDSKVVQYLAELLKLQFVQDPVRGVSPVLRFDYVPSALYKI, from the exons ATGATCAGCGCCCCGGACGTGGTTGCCTTCACCAAGGAGGATGAGTACGAAGAAGAGGCCTACAGCAACAGCGAGCCGGCTCTCCCCGAGGAGTACTCCGTGCCGCTCTTCCCCTTCGCCAGCCAGGGAGCCAACCCCTGGTCCAAGCTCTCGGGAGCCAAGTTCACCCGGGACTTCATCCTCATCTCCGAATTCTCGGAGCAAGTGGGGCCTCAGCCGCTGCTCACCATCCCAGATGACGCCAAAGTCTCCGGCACCTTCGACCTCAACTACTTCTCCCTCCGCATCATGTCGGTGGACTACCAGGCCTCGTTCGTGGGCCACCCGCCAGGATGCCCTTACCCCAAGCTGAACTTTGTGGAGGACTCGAAAGTGGTGCTGGGCGACTCCAAGGAAGGGGCCTTCGCCTACGTCCACCACCTGACCCTCTACGACCTTGAAGCCCGGGGCTTTGTCCGGCCGTTCTGCATGGCCTACATCTCCGCCGACGAGCacaaaatcatgcagatgttccaGGAGCTCTCCGCGGAGTTCTCCAAAGCTTCCGAATGCCTGAAGACAGGCAACCGGAAGGCTTTCGCCAACGAACTGGAAAAAAAGCTCAAGGACCTCGATTACACCAGGACAGTTTTGCACAGCGAGACAGAGATCCAGAAGAAAAACAACGAAAAGGGGTATTACACCACACAGGCCATTGAGAAAGCCAACGAACTGGCCAGCGTCGAAAAATCCATCATTGAGCATCAGGATCTTTTGAAGCAAATCCGATCCTATCCCTACAGTAAGCTGAAAGATTCTGACTTCCATCCTTATGAGCCGGAGAGTGCAAATGAGCCAGCTGATGAAGAATCAGAGCAGCAAGAATTTACTACCTCGAAACCCGACGAACCTAGAGAACCACACCTTTATTCTCGGCGGTCTTCTTACACCCCAAAGCTCATCAAGGCCAAATCGGCCAAATGCTTTGACAAGAAGCTCAAAACCCTCCAGGAACTTTGTGATGTGTATTTTTTCACTCAGACGCTGGATCAGCTGCACCAGATTGAGAAGACGTTCAGAGGCGACGTGTGCTACCTCTTGACCCACCAGATCAGCAGAGCGCTTTTGAAGCAGCAGAGTATCACCAACTTCCTTTTTGAAGAGGTATTCCCTTTGGATGAAAGAGAGCCCGAAAGGCAATTGAATGGCTACCAGGGAGTCCATCCTGACAACCCCGGTGAGAAATCTTTGGACGTTTGCCCTCTCCCGAAACCCTTAATCGGTTCGTACAAATCCAGCGTCGAGTCTGTGCCCATTAAGATGGATCCGGAGACTGAAGATCCTCAAGAAACAGAAATCGGTGACCCTGTCGCTTGCAACAATCAGGACAATGTGGAATATCTTGATGCGGATCTCAAAGGGAGCATCAGCAGCGGGGAAAGCATTGAGGTTTTGGGGACAGAGAAGTCCGCCTTGGCTCAGGCCGAAAACCAGGTCCAGTTGCCCCAAGCGAACGCGAGTCCTCAGCTGGCAAGGGACAAAGCGGTCAGTCGGAGGACCATCAGCGAGGACAGCATTGAGGTCCTCAGCACCTGTCCCTCGGAGGCCCTGATCCCAGAGGATTTCAAAGCCAGCTACCCCAGCGCTATTAATGAGGAAACCTACGCCGacgaggaagaggaaggccttCACTTCGACCCAGAAGACATGGAAGGCAACCTCGAACTTGGGAATCAGCTTCCTGTGGACTCAGCTTGTTGCATAGGAAAGGAGAGTCCAAACTTTCTTGAGCCGGCGAATAATGTGGCCCTGAAGCACTGCGGGGATGATGACGGTGTGGTCAGTATTCCTCCCCAGCCTTTTCGGCAAGGCGATTTGGGGTTCCAGGTGAACTTTACAGACTGCTCTTCGCACGACGGCGTCTTGGGCAGCCTCTTGAGCTACGAGCTCGACCCGCATTATCTCTCCAGCCACAGAGAGATAAGCAAGATGAGCCTGGATAAATGCTCCGACTCCACCAGCTACATCAGCAGCACGGCATCCACCAGCTCGGACAGGACGCCCTCTCCATCTCCTCTTTGTAGCGGCGGAAGCCACTCTGGGGAGCGGCAGAAAAAAAAGGCCGGGCAGAACGCCCTACGCTTCATCCGGCAGTATCCCTTTGCCCACCCGGCCATTTATTCTCTGCTGAGCGGCAGGACgctggtggtgctgggggaagAAAAAGCCATTGTGGAGAAACTGGTGACCGCCCTCTCCATCTTCGTCCCCAACTGCGGGTCGTACGCCAAGCCTGTGAAGCACTGGGCTGTGTCTACATTGAACATCACTGACTTCCAGAAGTGGAAACTGATTGGAATGCAGAG GTCGTCCTCCCCGGCCGGCGTCAGCATGATGCACTCTCTCATCCGCTACGGCCGCTACATCAGCATCCTGGACGCCGACAGCAAGACCCTCCGCTGCCCGCAGTACCGGGGGACCCTGATCCCGCGCCTGGCCGACCACCGGACGCAGATCAAGCGCGGGAGCACCTACTTCATGCACGTCCAGACGCTGCTGACCCAGCTGAGCGCCAAGGCCTTCCTCTTCGCCTTCTGCCACCACCTGCACCTCCCACTCAAAGAAGGAGAAACCGAGGCCTCCATGGCTTCCCGGCGGCTGAACTTCCTGAAGATGCACCTGGGCCTCGCCAACGAGGACAGCAAGGTGGTCCAGTATCTCGCTGAGCTCCTGAAACTGCAGTTTGTTCAGGACCCCGTCCGAGGGGTCAGCCCCGTGCTCAGGTTTGACTACGTGCCCAGTGCTTTGTACAAGATCTAG